The window GGCGGTTAGACGCCACCTACCGCGGACTCCCGCTCTCCGAGATCGACGCGAGGGAGGTGAAAGCCGTCACCTACTCGGAGATGCGAGTAGAGCGGACCGAAACCGGCGGCTGGGTCGCGTACGTCGTCTTCGACGTGTGAGTCGGCCGAGACGCGCCGTACGTCGTCGGGTACGGCGGCGAGGGCGTCGACTGCGGCGGAGGAGTCGCCCGCGAACGCCGCACCGCGCGCGTGGCAGTCCCCGGTCGGTCGCACGGTTCGTCTCGGAAGTTGTTTGTGCCCCCCGCGTCGAGAATGGCACGAGATGACCGACCGCGCAGCGCGCCTCGTCTGTGTCGCCCTCGTCGTCGCCGCCGTCGTCGGGGGTATCGGCGCGACCGCACCGGGCGCGTCGGCGCAGACGACGGACAGGATCGCCGGGTCGCAGATCGCCCCGGACGACGTCTCGATGCGTATCGAACTCCGTTCGGACGGGTCCGCGGCGTGGACGGTCGAGTACCGGGTCCGCCTCGACGACCAGAACACGACCGAGGCGTTCGAGTCGCTCCGCAGTGACATCGAAGCGAACGAGTCCCAGTACACCGCCCAGTTCGGCGACCGAATGGCGTCGACGGCAGCCACGGCCGAGAACGCCACGGGGCGGGAGATGGCGGTTCGGAACGTCTCGGTCACCGCGACGCGACAGCAGCTCCCGCAGGACTACGGCGTCGTCACGTACACGTTCGTCTGGACGAACTTCGCGGTCGTCGAGAACGGCGAGATCCGCGCCGGCGACGCTCTCGCGGGACTGTTCCTCGACGAGGAGACGTCGCTGCAGTTCTCCTGGCCCGAGGGCTACGCCCTCGACACGGTCCAGCCCGACCCCGACGACACGCGGCTGTCCTCCCGCATCGTCGTCTGGAACGGCCCGCTGGACTTCGGGCCGAACGAACCCACGCTCGTCGCCGCGGAACAGCCATCCGGCGGTGAGGGGACGCCCACGGACACTCCCGCGGACGACGCCGGCGCTGACGACGGCGGGAACGACGCACTCCTGATCGGCGCGCTCGTGCTCCTCGGAGGCGCCCTCGGAATCGGTGGCTGGTTCCTCTACCGGCGTCGCGACGCGGGGGGCCGAGGGACCGGTTCCGGCCGTACCGGTGGCGCCGCAGGGACGGGTACCGAAGCCGCCGGAGCGGACACAGCCGGTCGGACGTCGCAGCCGAGTGCCGGCTCCGACACGGACGGCGCGACCGCGGAAACCGCCGACGCCGAGGACCCGTCCGCCGCGGCTTCCGCGTCGGCAACCGACACCGGTGCGGCCGCCGATTCCGGTACAGACGTCGGTGCCGATGCAGACGCCGGATCCGGCGGGAGCGGTGTAGCCGGGAGCTCCGCGGGCGGCGGTGGAAGCTCCGCGGGCGACGGGGACGAAGCTCCGGACAGCGGCGGGACGGACGAGAGCGCGGCCGGCCCGGGGACGGCCGCCGCGGACGACCGGCCGTGGGAGGACGAACTCCTCAGCAACGAGGAGCGCGTGCTCGCCTTGGTCGAACACAAGGGCGGTCGGATGAAGCAGCAGGAAGTCGCCGGGACGCTGGAGTGGACCGACGCGAAGACGAGCCAGGTGGTCCGGAAGATGCGCGACGAGGACAAACTCGACGCGTTCCGACTCGGCCGCGAGAACGTGCTCGTGCTCCCGGGCGAGGGTCTCGGACCCGGCGACTCCGACGAGGAGTAGGGGCTCGACGGGACTCGCCGCGCCGTCCGCCGGTCCCGACGGCGTGGTGCGATACAATCCGGGTTAAACCGGCGAAAACCGGCGCAAGGATGTCGGAGGTATATGTGGTTCGGGGGTCTACCGGCAGTTGAAATGCGACCAGCATCCACGCTCCTCGTCGCGCTCGTCGTCGTCGTCGCGGCCGTCCCGGTCGGCGTCGCGGCGTCGACGGCCACCGGCGGGTCGCTGTCGCCCGCCGGAGGTCCGGTCGCGGCCCAGGTAACGGACGACGGCACGGCGGCGACGAACGCCACGGAGACGGAGACCGGAACCGAGTCGTCGCCGACGGCCACGCCGAGTGAGAACGCCTCCGAGGAGGCGGATTCGGAGCCGAACGCCTCGACCGAGATCGCGCCCGGCGCGAAGCTCGCCGGCGTGGTGGCGGTCCAGCGGACCGAGATCGACAGCGAAGTCGGATCACGTGCGTTCGGGCAGCGGGTCGCCGCCGCGGCGACGAACGAGTCGAAAGCGGCGGTCATCGCGGAGAACGTCAACGACAGCCGCGAGCGGATCGAGACGCTCCGGGACCGACTCGCCGAACTGGAGCGCGCCCGGGAGTCCGGCGAGATCTCCGAGGGCCGATACCGCGCCCAGACCGCGCAGGTGACCGCGGAGATCAACTCGGTGGAGCGCCGTCTCGACCAGGCGAACGAGTCGGCGTCGTCGCTGCCGGCACCGGTGCGGGAGGCGAAGGGCATCGACGCGTCGAACATCGAGCGCCTCCGGACTGACGCGCGGAACCTCTCGGGGCCCGAGACAGCCGCGATCGCCCGCGAGATCGCCGGCGACAACCCGGGGCGGGGGATGGGCGACGCACCCGGACGGAGCGGTGACGCACCGGGTCGAGACGGTGATACACCGGGACGAAGCGGCGATGTGCCGGGACGGAGCGACGGACCGGCGGCGGGAAACGAGTCTGAGGACCGACGGCCCGAGGAGGCCGGGAACGGCGACGCGGGCCGAGCGGACGGCTCGAACTCCGGTACCGACGGCGACGGTGCCCCCGGTCGGTCCGGCGATCCCGGCGCGGACAACGACCGCCGTGAGAAGAACGCGAGCAGGAACGACGCTGACGAGTCCGCCGAATCCGGCGACGACGACGGAGGGAACGACGCCGGACAGAGCGGTGACGGCGACGGCGACGGTGGTTCCGACGGTTCCTCCGGACAGAGCGGTGACGGGTCCGGACAGGGCGGAGACGCGCCGGGACGGAGCGGTGACGCTCCCGGACGCGACCGCGGTGAGTAGGTTTCCGACGTCGAACGTGGCGGTCGACTCTCGGCCGTCCGCTCGGATTCAGATCTGATACTGGAGGGATAGGATTATGCCGATCCGGCTGAACTGACCGACTGATGGAGTACGCGTACCCGATCGTCGGGTTCATCGCTGGGATGGCGCTCGTCGCTACCAGCGTCTTCACGGCGTTCGTCTACACGCCGACGACGACCTCCACGGTCGACACCGCGCTGACGGCCTTCACCGGCGTGACGCTCCAGGTGGGTGACTTTCTCGCCGTCGCCTCGATGACCGCGGTCGTCTTCGATCTGCTCGCGACGCAGTTGGGGGTCCGATTCTCGCTCGTGGTCCCGTTCGGGGTCGGCTATCTGTTCACGCACGTGATCATCTACTACTCGTCGCTGCGGATCACCGACGTCCAGAGCCAGCCGCTCGATCCGGATTTCGACATCCGGGAGAACCCGCTTCGGCTGGCCACCCTGTCGATTCCCGGCGCGTTGATCCTGCTACCCGCGGCACGGCGTCGGTGAGCGGATAAGTGAAACAGCTCTTTGAGGCAAGGTCGCTTTTACGTGGATCTCCCCCGTAGGCACAGGTGCCCAGGTTGGGCCGCCCGCGATTCGGTCCCCGCCGACGCGAACGCAACCGATCCCGGCCGCCTCCCCACCCCTCCCCTCCCCGCCGGGATCGGTGGCCCACCGACTGGGCACCCCCCGCTGACGCGTTCCCTCCCTCGCCTACGACGCGCCGCCTTGCCCCGCGGATGTCCCACCTCCCGACGGAGAGCGAGACGGTAGAACCCGAAACACCCCGGAAGAGACGTCACTCGCGGTCAGAACCGTAGCGGAGAGCCAGGGGTGGGATTCGAACCCACGAAGTCTCGATTACAAGTCGAGTGCATGAACCGCCCATGCTCCCCTGGCGCGGGTCGACCTACTCAGTCCTCCTTTGAGTGTGTGTCGTTTTCGGCGGGCGGGTCCGAGGCGGTCACCGCGCCGCCGTCGGCCGGCTTCTCGAACTGGACCCGGTGGGGTTCGTAGCCCCGTTCGCGGTAGAACTCGCGGGCGCGCCGGTTCGCGGCCATCGCCTCCAGCGACAGCACTGTCGCGCCGGCGGCCCGCAGGGAAGACTCGGCGGCGTCCATCAGCGCCGTTCCGACGCCGTCGCCCCGGGCTGTCGGATCGACGTAGACGTTCCGGACGACGCCGCGCGTCTCGTCCTGCTCGTACGCCCCGCGCTCGATACCGAACGTGACGAACCCGACGATGTCGCCGTCGCGGCGCGCCACGCGGATTCCACCGGTGACCGCGTGCCGCGCGAGCGTGTCGCGGACGACGGCCCGGTTCTCGTCCGGGAGGACGTGGGAGTCGTGCGCCCGCTGGTCCGACGCGAGCGCGACCCACAGGTCGACCAGCGCGTCGACCGCGTCGAGGTCCGGACTGTCGATCGAGACCTCCCGGTCCCCGGATTTCTCTGAACCAGCCCCGGCCGATTTCGGACCCCTCTCGGTCGACTGGACGCCCCCCTCGGCCGACTGGGAATCCGCTTCGAGCGCCTCGGAGTCGTCCGGATCGGCCATACGCTCCGTTCGACCGAGAGGCGGATATATCGTCGGGTTCGCCGACCCCGCTCCCGCAGGAGCCGCGACCCGAACGACGCGTCTTTGTCGGTCGCGTCCCCACTCGAAGGCGATGGAACCGCTGCGAAACGATCCGGAACTGGGCCCGCTCGTCGAAGCCCACGGCGAACTCCCGATCGGCACGGCCGACGACGAGTTCGCCCGCCTCGTCGTCGCGATTGTGAACCAACAGCTCTCGGTCGAATCGGCCTCGGCGATCCGCGAGCGGCTGTTCGACCGCGTCGAGGTCACGCCCGCGGGGGTACGCGACGCCGAGGAGTCGACCCTCCGCGACGTCGGCCTCTCCGGCCAGAAGATCGAGTACGTCCGCAACGTCGCCGCGGCGTTCGAGGATCGGGACCTCTCCCGGAACGGACTCGCGGACGAGAGCGACGAGGCGGTGATCGACGCGCTGACGGAGATCCGCGGGGTCGGGGTCTGGACCGCGAAGATGTACCTCATCTACGTGCTCGGCCGCCCCGACGTCTTTCCGGTCGAGGACCTCGGCGTCCGAAGGGCGATGGCGGAACTGTACGGCTACGACGACGGGGAACGAGCGGAGATGACCGAACACGCCGAGCGCTGGCGGCCCTACCGGAGCTACGCGAGCAGGTACCTCTGGCGCGTCGTCGACTGACGGTTCGGCGACACGGAGAAACGCTGTCTGGGTTTATTTTCCGAGCGAAGGAAACGTTGAAAGACCGAGGCTCCGACGATGCGGTATGGACATCGACGACGTCAACGCCGTCGCGGTTCTCGGAGCGGGAAGTATGGGACACGGCATCGCCGAGGTGGTCGCACTCGCCGGCTTCGAGGTCCGCCTCCGCGACGTCGAGACGGAGTTCGTCGAGGACGGCTACGAACAGATCGAGTGGTCGCTCGGGAAACTCGTCGAGCAGGGACAGATCGAGGAGGCGGACGCCGACGCGGCGCTCGACCGCATCTCGACGCACGTAGCGCTCGCGGAGGCGGTCCAGGACGTCGACGTCGTGATCGAGGCCGTGCCCGAGCAGATGGCGATCAAGAAGGACGTCTACGCCGACCTGGAGGCGGCCGCGCCCGACCGGACGGTCTTCGCGACGAACACCTCCAGCCTCTCGGTCACCGAACTGGCGGGCGTGACCGACCGCCCCGAGCGGTTCTGCGGGATGCACTTTTTCAACCCGCCGGTGCGGATGGACCTCGTCGAGGTCATCTCCGGCGCGGAGACGAGCGAGGCGACCCTGGATCTGATCTCGGCGCTCGCCGAACGGCTGGGGAAGACGCCCGTCCGCGTCCACAAGGACAGCCCGGGGTTCATCGTCAACCGCGTACTTGCCCCGCTGATGAACGAGGCGGCCTGGATGGTCGAGGCCGGCGACGCGACGATCGAGGAGGTCGACTCGACGACGAAGTACGGGCTCGGCCTCCCGATGGGGAGTTTCGAGTTGGCCGATCAGGTCGGAATCGACGTGGGCTACCACGTCCTCGAGTACATGCACGAGGAGCTCGGTGACGCCTACCGTCCCTGTCCGCTGCTCGAATCGAAAGTCGAGGACGGGAAACTCGGCAGAAAGACCGGCGCGGGGTTCTACGACTACGAGTCGGGCGAGGGCGCACAGGTCCCCTCCGATCAGGTGCGCGAGGACGTGGCCGACCGACTCCTCGCTATGCTCGCGAACGAGGTCGCCGGGCTGATCGAAAACGACGTCGCCGACGCCGAGGCGATCGACACGGCGGTGAAACTCGGCGGTCGCTGGTCCGACGGCCCCGCGAAGATGGTCGACGACGCGGATCTGGAAGCCCTCCTCGACGTCCTCGACGGGCGGTACGAGGAGACCGGCGAGGAGCGCTACGCGGCCGTCTCGTACCTGCGCGAACTCGCCGAGACCGGCGGCGGCTTCCACGCGGGCGACGGCGATGGTGCGGATGGGTCGAGTGACTCCGAGGGCGACGCAGAGACGTACGACTACGAGGACCTCTCGGTCGAGGTCCGAGACCGCGTCGGTCACGTCGAACTGGACCGGGCCCACCGGATGAACACGATCACCGACGGCATCTTAGAGGAACTCCGCGACGTCGTCGAGCGCTTCGAGGACGACGAGGCAGTCCGGGCGATCCTGATCACCGGGACCGGCGATCGCGCGTTCTCCGCTGGGGCGGACATCCAGGCGATGGCGGGCGGCGCGGGCGACGTCAACCGCGCGGCCGACCTCTCGCGGCTCGGTCAGGAGACGTTCGGCCGGCTGGAGTCCTCCCCGCTGCCGGTCGTCGCCGGCATCGACGGCTACTGTCTCGGAGGCGGGATGGAGCTCGCGATGGGCGCGGACCTCCGAATCGCCTCGGAACGCTCGGAGTTCGGCCAGCCCGAGCACGACCTCGGCCTCCTGCCGGGGTGGGGCGGCACCGCCAGACTCCAGCGCATCGTCGGGATGGGGAGGGCGAAGGAGATCATCTTCACCGCCGACCGCTACGACGCCGAGACGATGGCCGACTACGGCTTCGTCAACGAGGTGGTCGCGAACGACGAGTTCGACGAGCGGGCGTTCGAGTTCGCCCGCGACCTCGCCGCCGGACCGCCGATCGCCCAGCGGTACACCAAGCGCGCGATGCACCGCGGCTGGGACGACGTCGACGCCGGCCTCGACGTGGAGGCGCAGTCGTTCGGGTTGCTCTTCGACACTGAAGATCTAATGGAGGGGATGACGGCGTTCATGGGCGACGGCGAGCCCGAGTTCGAGGGGAAGTGATACTGTCGGGCGCCGCCGAACGTGCCGCCGGCACCGACGGGCGAGAGGAACGGATGCGCCGTCTAGACTTATCACCGGGCCGTCCGACCGTGTAGGTATGGTGTCACGAATCCTCGTCGCGATGGACGACTCGGAGATGGCGGCGGAAGCACTGCGCCACGCGCTCGACGCGCACGGGGACGCGGAGATCACCGTGTTGGCCGTCGTCGGCGAGCCGTCGCAGCTGATGGGACGGGCGACGGCCATCGCGACGGCCGACGATCCCCGGAGGAAGGCCGAGGAGATCGCCGCGCCCGTGCTCGATCGCGCCCGAAAGATCGCCGACGAGCACGGCCGGGAGATCACGACGTCCGTCGGGTACGGCGCGCCGGCGCGCGAGATCGTCAACCGCGCCGAGGAGTTCGACGCCGTCGTCATCGGCAGCCACGGCGGGACGCTCCGCGATCGACTCATCGTCGGCGACGTCGCGAAGACGGTCGTCAACCGCTCGCCGGTGCCGGTGACCGTCGTTCGGTGAGCCGTGCTCTCGGTCGGTCACGCTCCGCCGAACGTACGCGAAGCAGTGCCGCACCGCCCCCGTAACGGAATCTTTAAACGAGTATATCCGCCACGTGTGAATGCAGGCTCGGTTGGTGTAGTCCGGCCAATCATCTTGGCCTTTCGAGCCGAGGACCAGGGTTCAAATCCCTGACCGAGCATTTCTCTCCTAACAAATCGCCGAGCGACAGCGAGTTGGCTTGCGCGAGCTTCTCTCACTTCGATAGCGGACCGACTCACCTCCGCGACGCGTGAGGCTCCGACGGCGGAACTCATCACCGGCGGGAACTATACGTGACGCTCCGTATACACGTTCTAATGGAGTCCCGGCATCGGATCCGCGTCGGCGACGCGAGCGATATGTCGGACGTCGCGGCGGACGCCGTCGACCTCGTCGTCACCTCGCCGCCGTACCCGATGATCGAGATGTGGGACGAACAGTTCGCCGAGCAGTCGCCCGCGGTCGCGGCGGCGCTCGAAGACGGCGACGGCGAGCGGGCGTTCGAGGCGATGCACGAGTGTCTCGACGGGGTCTGGAACGAGGTCGCGCGCGTGCTCGTCCCCGGCGGCATCGCGGCCGTCGTCGTCGGCGACGCCACCCGAACGTTCGGCGGCCGATACCGCGTGTATCCGAACCACGCCCGCGTGATCGAGGCGTTCGAGTCGGCCGGGTTCGACGCGCTGCCCGACGTCCTCTGGCGGAAGCCGACGAACGCCGCCTCGAAGTTTCTCGGGAGCGGGATGGTGCCGCCGAACGCCTACGTGACGCTCGAACACGAGCACGTCCTCCTGTTCCGGAACGGATCCGCGAACCGGGAGTTCGATCCGGGCGCGACACGGCGCTACGAGTCGGCGTACTTCTGGGAGGAGCGCAACCGCTGGTTCTCGGACGTCTGGACCGACGTTCGGGGCACGAGCCAGGAACGAACCGACGAGCGGGAACACGGCGACGGACGGATTCCCGGCGACGGGCAGGCTCTCGAAGACGAAGGGACTCCCGGCGACGGTCGGGCTCTCGACAATGAACGCACCCCCGACGACGAACGGCCCTCGGAGGAAACGGCGGACGCCGCCGATCCGCCGGAGGAGGCCGCCGTGCCCGGAGCGGGCGGGGCGGTCGACCGCGAACGCACCGGCGCGTACCCCTTCGAGATCCCGTACCGGCTCGTCTGTATGCACTCCCTCTACGGCGACACGGTCCTCGACCCGTTCCTCGGGACGGGGACGACGACGCTCGCGGCGATGGTCGCCGGTCGCGACTCCGTCGGCTACGAACTCGACCCCGGGATGCTCTCGGCGCTCGGCGAGCGCGTCGGCGACCTCCCCGAGCGATCCCGGCGCGTCGTCGCAGCGCGCCTCGACGCGCATCGACGGTTCGTCCGGGAGGCGCGGGCGGACGGACTGACGTTCGACTACGAGGCGACGCACTACGACTTCCCGGTGCGGACGCGACAGGAGCGAGACATCAGGCTTCGCGTCGTCGACGACGTCCAGCGGGTCGAATCCGGCGAGCGCGCGGGCGACGTCGAGCGAGCCGGGGCCGACGAGAACGCAGGCGACGTCGCAGACGGGGAGACGGAGTTCCGGGTGCAGCACGCCCCGGTCGGCGACGTCCCCGCCGGCGACTCATAGGGCGCGTGGCGTCAGTCCCGAAGTCCGTCTGCGACGCGCCGTGCGCGCCCGCGGACGTCGTCGGCGTCGCCGGTCTGGAGGCCGCCGAAGGCCTCGTCGTAGACCACGTCGCCGTCGACCATCGTGAAGGTCACGTCGTCGCCGTGCGCCGAGAAGACGAGGTGCGAGAGCGGGTCGAAGAGCGGCGTCGCGCGCGTCAGGTCGGTATCGAGCGCGATCACGTCGGCCTGCCAGCCCTCCCGGAGCGCCCCGACCCTCTCGAAGCCCGCCGCGCGGGCGCCGCCGAGCGTCGCCATCTCGAAGACAACCTGCGCGGGCGTGGCCCGCGGGTCCAGCCGATCGACCTTCTGGAGGAGGCTCGCCTGCCGCATCTCGGTGAAGGGATCGAGCGTGTTGTTGCAGGGCGGCCCGTCGTTGCCGAGCGCGACGCTGATCCCGCGGTCGAGGTAGTCCGCGACCGGCGCGATTCCCGAGGCGAGCTTCATGTTCGAGGAGGGGCAGTAGGTGACGTGCGTCCCCGTCCGTTCGAGGATGTCGCGCTCGCGCTCGGTCGTGTGGACGCAGTGGGCGAGCACGACGTCCTCGCCGGTCAGGCCGACCTCGTCGAGCCACGCGATGTTCCGCATTCCCGTGTCGGACTCGACGGTTTCTATCTCCTCTCTGTTCTCGCTGGCGTGCGTGTGGATCCGGACGCCGTCGTAGCGGTCGGCGATCTCCCGCGCCCCGCGGAGGCACGCCTCGGTACAGCTCACGGCGAACCGCGGGGTGACCGCGTACCGGATCCGGCCGTCGGCCGCGCCGTGGTACGCCTCAAGCAGTCGCTCTGTCGATGCGAGCGCCTCGTCGGTGTCCTCTTTTAACCCCTCCGGCGCGCGTTTGTCCATCAGCACCTTCCCGAGTCGGCCGCGGATCCCGAGGTCGATCGCCGCCTCGAAGGCCGCCTCGGCGTGGCGGACCGAGAGGTGGTCGATTGCGGTGGTCGTCCCGCTCTCCAGCAGTTCGAGGTAGCCGAGTTCGGCCGCCGTCCGCATCTCCTCGCGGTCGAGCGACGCCTCCATCGGGAGCACGTGCTCGAAGAGCCACTCCAGGAGCGCCGTGTCGTCGGCGATCCCGCGGCCGACGCTCTGCACCGAGTGGACGTGGCCGCCGACGAGGCCCGGCGAGAGGAGGTCGAACTCCCGGACCGGACGGTCGGGGTAGGCGTCTTCGACGTCCGCGCGCGGTCCGACGGCTTCGATCGTTCCCTCCTCGACGACGACCGCGCCCTCCTCGTAGACGGTCTCGGGGTCGGCGACGACGGTTCCTGCGAGCAGCATCCCACCTCTCCGAGTGGACGCGTCGACAAGTGCCTTGCGCTCGGTTTTCACCTCGCGCCCGCGTGGCGCCGCCCGGCGTTCCCTACCCGAGGAACGCCGGCGTCGCCGTCGGCAGCGAGATCAGCCACAGGCTCACGACGGTGTAGCCGATCATCACGAAGACGAACGGGTACTGGCTCCGGATCGCCTGCAGCCGACTCGGAAAGAGCCGGTAGGCGATCGAGTGCGCCACCCAGATCGCGACCAGGTGCCCGCCGAGGACGAAGGCGATGTTCAGCGCCGACACCCACGCCGGCAGGGCGAACACGATCGGATTCGTCGGCGCCGACAGCGGCGACGCGAGCACGGCCCACAGCGAGGGAGACAGAGAGAGGAAGAACGCGAAGTAGTGCGCGAGGTGATAGCCCGCCGCGACGACCAGCAGCGACGGCGCGAAGGCGACCGCCAGTTCCCGGGGCGTCCGCGTCGTCAGGATCCGCGCCACGGCGACCCGCGCCGCAGCGAGGAACGCGCCGTAGAAGAGCGCGAACCCGCCGACGAAGAGGAACGCGTAGACGAGTATCGGCGGGACGCCGACGCC is drawn from Halobellus limi and contains these coding sequences:
- a CDS encoding DNA-3-methyladenine glycosylase family protein, which translates into the protein MEPLRNDPELGPLVEAHGELPIGTADDEFARLVVAIVNQQLSVESASAIRERLFDRVEVTPAGVRDAEESTLRDVGLSGQKIEYVRNVAAAFEDRDLSRNGLADESDEAVIDALTEIRGVGVWTAKMYLIYVLGRPDVFPVEDLGVRRAMAELYGYDDGERAEMTEHAERWRPYRSYASRYLWRVVD
- a CDS encoding 5'-deoxyadenosine deaminase — protein: MLLAGTVVADPETVYEEGAVVVEEGTIEAVGPRADVEDAYPDRPVREFDLLSPGLVGGHVHSVQSVGRGIADDTALLEWLFEHVLPMEASLDREEMRTAAELGYLELLESGTTTAIDHLSVRHAEAAFEAAIDLGIRGRLGKVLMDKRAPEGLKEDTDEALASTERLLEAYHGAADGRIRYAVTPRFAVSCTEACLRGAREIADRYDGVRIHTHASENREEIETVESDTGMRNIAWLDEVGLTGEDVVLAHCVHTTERERDILERTGTHVTYCPSSNMKLASGIAPVADYLDRGISVALGNDGPPCNNTLDPFTEMRQASLLQKVDRLDPRATPAQVVFEMATLGGARAAGFERVGALREGWQADVIALDTDLTRATPLFDPLSHLVFSAHGDDVTFTMVDGDVVYDEAFGGLQTGDADDVRGRARRVADGLRD
- a CDS encoding universal stress protein, with the protein product MVSRILVAMDDSEMAAEALRHALDAHGDAEITVLAVVGEPSQLMGRATAIATADDPRRKAEEIAAPVLDRARKIADEHGREITTSVGYGAPAREIVNRAEEFDAVVIGSHGGTLRDRLIVGDVAKTVVNRSPVPVTVVR
- a CDS encoding GNAT family N-acetyltransferase → MADPDDSEALEADSQSAEGGVQSTERGPKSAGAGSEKSGDREVSIDSPDLDAVDALVDLWVALASDQRAHDSHVLPDENRAVVRDTLARHAVTGGIRVARRDGDIVGFVTFGIERGAYEQDETRGVVRNVYVDPTARGDGVGTALMDAAESSLRAAGATVLSLEAMAANRRAREFYRERGYEPHRVQFEKPADGGAVTASDPPAENDTHSKED
- a CDS encoding 3-hydroxyacyl-CoA dehydrogenase/enoyl-CoA hydratase family protein, which codes for MDIDDVNAVAVLGAGSMGHGIAEVVALAGFEVRLRDVETEFVEDGYEQIEWSLGKLVEQGQIEEADADAALDRISTHVALAEAVQDVDVVIEAVPEQMAIKKDVYADLEAAAPDRTVFATNTSSLSVTELAGVTDRPERFCGMHFFNPPVRMDLVEVISGAETSEATLDLISALAERLGKTPVRVHKDSPGFIVNRVLAPLMNEAAWMVEAGDATIEEVDSTTKYGLGLPMGSFELADQVGIDVGYHVLEYMHEELGDAYRPCPLLESKVEDGKLGRKTGAGFYDYESGEGAQVPSDQVREDVADRLLAMLANEVAGLIENDVADAEAIDTAVKLGGRWSDGPAKMVDDADLEALLDVLDGRYEETGEERYAAVSYLRELAETGGGFHAGDGDGADGSSDSEGDAETYDYEDLSVEVRDRVGHVELDRAHRMNTITDGILEELRDVVERFEDDEAVRAILITGTGDRAFSAGADIQAMAGGAGDVNRAADLSRLGQETFGRLESSPLPVVAGIDGYCLGGGMELAMGADLRIASERSEFGQPEHDLGLLPGWGGTARLQRIVGMGRAKEIIFTADRYDAETMADYGFVNEVVANDEFDERAFEFARDLAAGPPIAQRYTKRAMHRGWDDVDAGLDVEAQSFGLLFDTEDLMEGMTAFMGDGEPEFEGK
- a CDS encoding helix-turn-helix transcriptional regulator, producing the protein MTDRAARLVCVALVVAAVVGGIGATAPGASAQTTDRIAGSQIAPDDVSMRIELRSDGSAAWTVEYRVRLDDQNTTEAFESLRSDIEANESQYTAQFGDRMASTAATAENATGREMAVRNVSVTATRQQLPQDYGVVTYTFVWTNFAVVENGEIRAGDALAGLFLDEETSLQFSWPEGYALDTVQPDPDDTRLSSRIVVWNGPLDFGPNEPTLVAAEQPSGGEGTPTDTPADDAGADDGGNDALLIGALVLLGGALGIGGWFLYRRRDAGGRGTGSGRTGGAAGTGTEAAGADTAGRTSQPSAGSDTDGATAETADAEDPSAAASASATDTGAAADSGTDVGADADAGSGGSGVAGSSAGGGGSSAGDGDEAPDSGGTDESAAGPGTAAADDRPWEDELLSNEERVLALVEHKGGRMKQQEVAGTLEWTDAKTSQVVRKMRDEDKLDAFRLGRENVLVLPGEGLGPGDSDEE
- a CDS encoding DNA-methyltransferase produces the protein MESRHRIRVGDASDMSDVAADAVDLVVTSPPYPMIEMWDEQFAEQSPAVAAALEDGDGERAFEAMHECLDGVWNEVARVLVPGGIAAVVVGDATRTFGGRYRVYPNHARVIEAFESAGFDALPDVLWRKPTNAASKFLGSGMVPPNAYVTLEHEHVLLFRNGSANREFDPGATRRYESAYFWEERNRWFSDVWTDVRGTSQERTDEREHGDGRIPGDGQALEDEGTPGDGRALDNERTPDDERPSEETADAADPPEEAAVPGAGGAVDRERTGAYPFEIPYRLVCMHSLYGDTVLDPFLGTGTTTLAAMVAGRDSVGYELDPGMLSALGERVGDLPERSRRVVAARLDAHRRFVREARADGLTFDYEATHYDFPVRTRQERDIRLRVVDDVQRVESGERAGDVERAGADENAGDVADGETEFRVQHAPVGDVPAGDS
- a CDS encoding DUF7096 domain-containing protein, encoding MRPASTLLVALVVVVAAVPVGVAASTATGGSLSPAGGPVAAQVTDDGTAATNATETETGTESSPTATPSENASEEADSEPNASTEIAPGAKLAGVVAVQRTEIDSEVGSRAFGQRVAAAATNESKAAVIAENVNDSRERIETLRDRLAELERARESGEISEGRYRAQTAQVTAEINSVERRLDQANESASSLPAPVREAKGIDASNIERLRTDARNLSGPETAAIAREIAGDNPGRGMGDAPGRSGDAPGRDGDTPGRSGDVPGRSDGPAAGNESEDRRPEEAGNGDAGRADGSNSGTDGDGAPGRSGDPGADNDRREKNASRNDADESAESGDDDGGNDAGQSGDGDGDGGSDGSSGQSGDGSGQGGDAPGRSGDAPGRDRGE